A genome region from Chryseobacterium sp. G0186 includes the following:
- a CDS encoding DoxX family protein, which yields MKKNFFLRLGLSGILLMHSTISIFSGDVNSFGLNYLNAIGFSPIGLYLAWAIKLIHLISVPLLWLDRCIKPVAICNMIIFIFGIYYVHWQNGWFVVGGGTNGIEFNFLLIFCFFNLMFPEIRLKEKSKNSL from the coding sequence ATGAAAAAGAATTTCTTCCTCAGACTTGGTTTATCTGGTATTTTACTGATGCATAGCACGATTTCTATTTTCAGTGGCGATGTGAATAGTTTTGGACTCAACTATCTGAATGCAATAGGATTTAGTCCGATAGGGCTTTATCTTGCATGGGCGATAAAACTTATCCATCTTATCTCTGTTCCGCTTCTTTGGCTGGATCGTTGCATAAAGCCTGTAGCCATCTGTAACATGATCATTTTTATTTTTGGAATTTACTATGTTCATTGGCAAAACGGATGGTTTGTGGTAGGTGGGGGAACCAATGGGATAGAGTTTAACTTCCTGCTCATATTCTGTTTCTTCAATCTGATGTTTCCTGAAATCCGTTTAAAAGAAAAATCAAAAAACAGTTTATAG
- a CDS encoding sensor histidine kinase, whose translation MKPDRKSKLQIHLLFWILYYILEVYLDFYWSRYQFPDFKWQVRLQNTLILELGYLLVKVPLAYLLLFVYEKVHIRTFLKYLLCTLIVVIAVLEHRFLTHYFIYPYIYGVTETLDGKQSSGYINGLVAFNSFMDLIFMVGLVFGIEITRQKNLLKEQISQLKSEKLDQELTMLKAQINPHFLFNTLNNIYGMALKKADETPDAILQLSKVMRYNIYEAAEKNISIEKDIENIKDFIQIQKIRHHHLSVNLNENIDNPAQDISPLILIQFVENAFKHGVSESLGASFIHINIQLINGILTYFIENSKEGSSQKHSTKIGLKNIRRQLELLYPKHSLTVEDKSDRYIVQLIINFNDTHST comes from the coding sequence TTGAAACCAGATAGAAAATCTAAGCTACAGATTCATCTGCTTTTTTGGATCTTATATTATATTCTGGAGGTCTATCTTGACTTTTACTGGTCCAGATATCAATTTCCTGATTTTAAATGGCAGGTAAGGCTTCAGAATACCCTTATTCTGGAGTTAGGCTATTTGTTGGTTAAAGTTCCTCTGGCTTATCTCTTATTGTTTGTGTATGAAAAAGTACATATCAGAACATTCTTAAAGTATCTTCTTTGTACGCTGATCGTTGTAATAGCTGTATTGGAACACAGATTTTTAACCCATTACTTTATTTATCCTTACATCTATGGTGTTACGGAGACGTTGGATGGTAAACAGTCTTCAGGATATATCAATGGCTTAGTAGCTTTTAATTCTTTTATGGACCTTATCTTCATGGTAGGACTGGTTTTTGGCATTGAAATTACAAGGCAGAAAAATCTACTGAAAGAACAGATTTCACAATTAAAATCGGAAAAACTGGATCAGGAACTTACCATGCTCAAGGCACAGATTAATCCTCATTTTCTCTTCAATACATTGAACAATATTTATGGAATGGCTCTTAAAAAGGCCGATGAAACTCCTGATGCCATTCTACAGCTGTCCAAAGTAATGCGATACAATATCTACGAGGCTGCAGAAAAAAATATTTCCATTGAAAAGGATATTGAAAATATCAAGGATTTTATACAAATCCAGAAAATCCGTCATCATCATCTCAGTGTCAATCTAAATGAGAATATTGATAATCCGGCTCAGGATATTTCACCGCTCATATTGATTCAGTTTGTAGAAAACGCCTTTAAACATGGAGTTTCAGAAAGTTTAGGAGCGTCATTTATCCATATTAATATTCAACTGATAAATGGAATTCTTACTTATTTCATCGAAAACTCAAAGGAGGGAAGTTCCCAGAAGCATTCAACCAAAATAGGATTAAAAAACATACGCAGACAGCTTGAACTTCTCTATCCTAAACATAGCCTTACAGTAGAGGATAAAAGTGACAGATATATTGTACAACTTATCATCAATTTCAATGATACACACAGCACCTAA
- a CDS encoding LytR/AlgR family response regulator transcription factor: MIHTAPKKYNCIIVEDEPIAAEILETFISRDSELNLVGKSADAIHANNLLNIHEVDLMFLDLHLPVIKGFDFLRKLKNPPLVIVTTAYHQYAVEGYELDIADYLLKPIPYDRFTSAVGKFKYLMEAEDALLEMAERDYIFISSGKKQVKIILQDIFYIESLREYINIHTKTEIFTFKMPLSKIEESLNPKMFTRIHKSYIISKSKVEVKSAGIVQIKGKNLPIGRTYKPFIDL, translated from the coding sequence ATGATACACACAGCACCTAAAAAATACAACTGCATTATTGTAGAAGACGAGCCCATTGCCGCAGAGATTCTCGAAACATTTATTTCCAGAGATTCTGAACTGAATCTTGTTGGAAAGTCTGCGGATGCTATCCATGCCAATAATCTTCTGAATATTCATGAAGTGGATCTGATGTTTTTAGATCTTCATCTTCCTGTTATAAAAGGTTTTGATTTTTTAAGAAAGCTGAAAAATCCTCCACTGGTCATTGTAACTACAGCCTACCATCAATATGCCGTAGAAGGCTATGAACTGGATATTGCAGATTATCTGCTGAAACCCATTCCTTATGATCGGTTTACTTCCGCTGTCGGAAAATTCAAATACTTAATGGAAGCAGAAGATGCCTTATTGGAAATGGCTGAGCGTGATTATATCTTCATCAGCAGTGGCAAAAAGCAGGTTAAGATTATTTTGCAGGACATTTTTTATATCGAAAGTTTAAGGGAATATATTAATATTCATACAAAAACCGAAATCTTTACTTTTAAAATGCCCCTCAGTAAAATTGAAGAAAGCCTGAATCCTAAAATGTTTACCCGAATTCATAAATCCTATATTATCTCCAAATCCAAGGTGGAAGTAAAATCTGCGGGTATTGTTCAGATTAAGGGGAAAAACCTTCCTATTGGCAGAACTTATAAACCGTTTATTGATCTTTAA
- a CDS encoding DMT family transporter, translated as MNWIALIIAGIFEIGWPLGLKLSQQSENGKWNWIIFSILCMTVSGGFLWYAQKSIPIGTAYAVWTGIGAVGTLVVGILFFQDSASILRLLSALLIVVGIVGLKLF; from the coding sequence ATGAACTGGATTGCATTAATCATTGCAGGAATTTTTGAAATCGGATGGCCATTGGGCCTTAAACTCTCTCAGCAATCTGAAAATGGTAAGTGGAACTGGATCATATTTTCGATATTATGTATGACGGTAAGCGGCGGATTTCTCTGGTATGCTCAGAAAAGTATTCCTATTGGAACAGCCTATGCAGTCTGGACAGGAATAGGTGCAGTAGGAACTTTGGTGGTAGGAATCCTATTTTTTCAGGACTCTGCAAGTATTTTAAGACTTTTGTCTGCATTATTGATTGTCGTTGGAATCGTTGGACTCAAGCTTTTTTAA
- the mug gene encoding G/U mismatch-specific DNA glycosylase yields MLTDIISTHLKVIFCGINPGLKSSNDGHHFSGKSNRFWKVLHLSGFTPYEIEAVNDTSILDFGYGLTTAVARATSRADELSKEEFEGALEGFTNKMTEFQPQYIVFLGKAAYKAFSKKKEIQWGQQPEDFCRAKVWVLPNTSGLNRGFSLDHLVSYYKALYQTLHES; encoded by the coding sequence ATGTTAACAGATATCATTAGCACCCATCTTAAGGTTATTTTTTGTGGAATTAACCCCGGTTTAAAATCATCAAACGATGGTCATCATTTTTCAGGAAAAAGCAATCGTTTTTGGAAAGTCCTTCATCTTTCAGGCTTTACTCCTTATGAAATTGAAGCGGTGAATGATACTTCAATTCTGGATTTTGGATATGGATTAACAACTGCTGTGGCAAGAGCAACTTCCCGTGCTGACGAGCTTTCAAAGGAAGAATTTGAGGGTGCCCTTGAAGGTTTTACAAATAAAATGACAGAATTTCAACCTCAATATATTGTTTTTCTTGGGAAAGCTGCTTACAAGGCTTTTTCTAAAAAGAAAGAAATCCAATGGGGACAACAGCCAGAGGATTTTTGTAGGGCTAAGGTATGGGTTCTTCCCAATACCAGTGGTTTAAATCGTGGATTTTCTCTTGATCATCTTGTGTCTTATTACAAAGCGCTTTACCAAACACTTCACGAATCGTGA
- a CDS encoding DNA-3-methyladenine glycosylase, with product MKLPLSYYLNQDVLFLAKDLLGKVLFTEIDGHITAGIIVETEAYFGVQDKASHAYGGRRTERTETLYSHGGISYVYLCYGIHHLFNIVTSVENDPHAVLIRAIEPLIGMEFMELRRKMPASRAAISSGPGSAAKALGIDRSFNKKDLAGTEIWVEDHHIHYTPDEIKAGPRIGVAYAQEDALLPWRFFVKGNKYVSKPNTI from the coding sequence TTGAAACTACCACTCTCCTATTATTTGAATCAGGATGTTCTTTTTCTGGCAAAAGATCTTTTGGGCAAAGTTCTGTTTACAGAGATTGACGGACATATAACGGCCGGAATTATTGTAGAAACAGAGGCTTATTTCGGGGTACAGGATAAAGCTTCCCATGCCTATGGAGGACGGAGAACAGAAAGAACTGAAACATTGTATAGCCATGGCGGAATTTCCTATGTCTATTTATGCTATGGAATTCATCACCTCTTTAATATTGTAACCTCTGTGGAAAATGATCCCCATGCTGTACTGATCAGGGCTATAGAACCCTTGATTGGTATGGAATTTATGGAATTAAGGAGAAAGATGCCTGCTTCCAGGGCTGCTATTTCTTCAGGTCCCGGATCTGCAGCTAAGGCCTTGGGAATTGACCGCTCTTTTAATAAAAAAGATCTGGCAGGAACTGAAATCTGGGTTGAGGATCATCATATTCACTATACTCCGGATGAAATAAAAGCCGGTCCCCGTATAGGCGTTGCTTATGCACAGGAAGATGCCCTGTTACCCTGGCGCTTTTTTGTGAAAGGAAATAAATATGTGAGTAAACCCAATACAATATAA
- a CDS encoding aminopeptidase P family protein, producing MFSAQTYQDRRAILQSNVTNGILLFLGNIENPVNFEHNPYYFRQDSTYLYYWGIQEPRIAAIIDIDENKKIVFGDELSIDDIVWMGRQETLKEKCLKSGVEETLPYAELSQYLLKAQAAGRKVHYLPPYQSSNKILLADLLGIKIAELQPSAEMIKAIVKQRSVKEAQEIVQIEQAVNVSNEMHLLAMRVAKPGVKEYEVANAIQYFAANQECQMSYPPIVTINGGILHNHYRLNTLKDGDLFLNDSGAETAMGYAGDLTRTFPVSKTFSTKQKEMYDVVLNAFNNAQRLLKPGVRFKDIHLKASQYLVEGLIDLGLMKGNPEEAVKNHAHTLFFQCGLGHMMGLDVHDMEDLGEQYIGYTEEEPKDTQTFGLKSLRLGKALESGFVVTVEPGIYMIPELIDIWQSENKNADFINYDKVNEYRNFGGIRVEDDFLITDDSYRLLGNGLIKTTEEIENYRAEH from the coding sequence ATGTTTTCAGCACAGACCTATCAAGACAGAAGAGCCATATTACAAAGCAATGTGACTAATGGAATTTTATTATTTTTAGGAAATATAGAAAATCCTGTAAATTTTGAACATAATCCTTATTATTTCCGACAGGACAGTACTTATTTGTACTATTGGGGAATTCAGGAGCCCAGGATTGCAGCGATTATTGATATTGATGAAAATAAAAAGATTGTTTTTGGAGATGAACTGAGCATTGATGACATCGTATGGATGGGAAGACAGGAAACGTTAAAAGAAAAATGCCTGAAATCCGGTGTAGAGGAAACTTTACCTTATGCGGAACTTTCACAATATCTGTTGAAAGCACAGGCAGCAGGCAGAAAAGTACATTATCTTCCACCTTACCAGTCTTCAAATAAAATTTTACTTGCCGATCTTCTTGGGATTAAAATAGCAGAATTACAGCCTTCTGCGGAGATGATTAAAGCCATTGTGAAGCAAAGGTCTGTAAAGGAAGCTCAGGAAATAGTACAGATAGAGCAAGCGGTGAATGTGTCCAATGAAATGCATTTACTGGCAATGCGTGTGGCAAAACCGGGTGTTAAAGAATATGAAGTAGCCAATGCGATTCAATATTTTGCAGCGAATCAAGAGTGCCAGATGTCTTATCCGCCAATTGTTACCATAAATGGAGGCATCCTTCACAACCATTACCGTCTGAATACTCTGAAAGATGGAGATCTTTTCCTTAATGATTCCGGAGCTGAAACAGCCATGGGATATGCGGGAGATTTAACCAGAACATTTCCTGTAAGCAAGACTTTCAGTACAAAGCAAAAGGAAATGTATGATGTGGTTCTGAATGCTTTTAATAATGCACAACGTCTTCTGAAGCCTGGAGTTCGGTTTAAGGATATTCACCTGAAGGCCTCTCAATATCTGGTAGAAGGGCTTATTGACCTTGGACTTATGAAAGGAAATCCTGAAGAAGCCGTGAAAAACCATGCCCATACCCTATTCTTCCAATGCGGATTAGGGCATATGATGGGGCTTGATGTGCATGACATGGAGGATCTTGGAGAGCAATATATTGGGTATACTGAAGAAGAACCAAAAGACACCCAAACATTCGGACTTAAATCTTTACGTTTAGGAAAAGCCCTGGAATCCGGATTTGTAGTCACTGTAGAACCTGGTATTTATATGATCCCTGAACTGATTGATATCTGGCAGTCTGAAAATAAAAATGCAGATTTCATTAACTATGATAAAGTGAATGAATACCGAAATTTCGGAGGAATACGTGTAGAAGACGATTTCCTGATTACTGATGACAGCTACAGGCTGTTGGGGAACGGATTAATAAAAACGACTGAAGAAATTGAAAACTACAGAGCAGAGCATTGA
- a CDS encoding DoxX family protein — MNRNASYFFLRVSMGINFFGHGLVRLIKLHDFADGMAKSFEKTWLPQLFVHTFSIILPFLEFIIGLLLMIGFKTKIATIAGASLIILLLFGSSTVENWEAMGIQMIYAGLFYVLMSRMDDNAFSMDRKL; from the coding sequence ATGAATAGAAATGCATCCTATTTTTTTCTTCGTGTATCTATGGGAATCAATTTTTTCGGACATGGTTTGGTTAGATTAATCAAGCTTCATGATTTTGCAGACGGAATGGCAAAAAGTTTTGAAAAGACCTGGCTTCCCCAACTATTTGTACATACATTCAGCATTATACTACCCTTTTTGGAATTCATTATCGGGCTGTTGCTGATGATAGGTTTTAAAACAAAAATTGCCACTATAGCTGGAGCTTCATTGATTATTCTACTGTTATTTGGAAGCAGTACGGTTGAGAATTGGGAAGCCATGGGAATTCAGATGATCTATGCAGGATTGTTTTATGTTTTAATGAGCAGAATGGATGATAATGCTTTTTCTATGGATAGAAAGTTGTAA
- a CDS encoding polysaccharide deacetylase family protein — protein MKYIRQSVLALASAVLLVSCVKANERIKNSHVQEKEKSVTKGKYWPNGAQLVISVSMQFETGGQPEGAESPFSNTPLPKGQPDLPAESWYRYGGNEGIYRMLDLWKKYDIKVTSHVVGTAAEKYPEIARAIANDGHEIAAHGIAWDNQWNKNYNDELRFVKEGVDAVAKITGQKAVGYNCNWLRRSPNTLKVLQELGFLYHIDDLSHDEPFITKVKGKNFVVIPYTLRNNDIVNIEGKHWSPDQFLAQLKFEFDRLYEEGATKRRMMSISFHDRIGGTPAMVHAMEEFIQYTREKQGVVFMRKDDIAKMVMNDPNTPIDNSEAKYNN, from the coding sequence ATGAAATATATAAGACAATCTGTGCTGGCGCTTGCTTCAGCAGTGTTATTGGTTTCTTGCGTTAAGGCTAATGAAAGAATTAAAAATAGCCACGTGCAGGAAAAGGAAAAATCAGTTACCAAAGGGAAATACTGGCCTAATGGTGCCCAATTGGTAATTTCAGTATCCATGCAGTTTGAAACGGGTGGGCAGCCTGAGGGAGCAGAAAGCCCATTTAGCAATACGCCGCTACCTAAGGGACAACCTGATCTTCCGGCAGAAAGCTGGTATCGCTATGGCGGAAATGAGGGAATTTACCGTATGCTGGATCTGTGGAAGAAATATGATATTAAAGTAACCTCTCATGTTGTAGGAACGGCTGCAGAGAAATATCCTGAAATTGCAAGAGCTATTGCAAACGACGGGCACGAAATAGCTGCTCATGGGATTGCATGGGATAATCAGTGGAATAAAAACTATAATGATGAACTGCGCTTTGTGAAAGAGGGTGTAGATGCGGTGGCTAAAATTACAGGACAAAAGGCTGTAGGTTACAACTGCAACTGGCTGAGAAGAAGCCCAAATACGCTTAAAGTACTACAGGAACTAGGGTTTCTTTATCATATTGATGACCTGAGCCATGATGAACCTTTCATTACAAAAGTAAAAGGCAAAAATTTCGTAGTCATTCCTTACACCCTCCGTAATAATGATATTGTCAACATTGAAGGAAAACACTGGAGCCCGGATCAGTTTCTGGCGCAGTTGAAGTTTGAGTTTGACAGGCTTTATGAAGAGGGTGCTACTAAAAGAAGAATGATGAGCATTAGTTTTCATGACAGAATTGGCGGAACCCCTGCCATGGTTCATGCCATGGAAGAGTTTATTCAATATACCAGAGAAAAACAAGGAGTAGTCTTTATGAGAAAAGATGACATTGCCAAAATGGTAATGAATGACCCCAATACTCCAATAGATAACAGTGAAGCGAAGTATAACAATTAA
- a CDS encoding AraC family transcriptional regulator, protein MKRIVNFNSFNVFKVEKEIWDIEYHNHNFYELIIIESGKGSHHLNNVIFPYQKGDVFLLRPSDAHEFTIKSKTRFIYIKFTEEYILETLLINKKNELKKVIQLLMEDRSLVYESGIKNKTDRIYLLQLSNILLHEFSHKNRYHKEITADLFSGILTILIRNTMNNATNKKWISQNLSRIDRILYYINVNILDPDKMKIENLAKEFLLSPNYISIYIKKQTGFSIQQHIMQYRVKTAEKLLLQSSYNINEIADKLGFNDTSHFNKIFKAYKNQSPSAFKKANKSV, encoded by the coding sequence ATGAAAAGAATCGTAAATTTCAACTCTTTCAATGTTTTCAAGGTTGAAAAGGAAATATGGGATATTGAATACCACAACCATAATTTCTATGAACTGATTATTATTGAAAGCGGTAAAGGATCTCACCATCTGAATAACGTTATATTTCCTTACCAAAAAGGGGATGTTTTTCTCCTTCGTCCAAGTGATGCCCATGAATTTACCATTAAAAGCAAAACCAGATTTATCTATATAAAATTTACTGAAGAATATATTTTGGAAACCTTATTGATCAACAAAAAGAATGAATTGAAAAAAGTGATTCAGCTTCTGATGGAAGATCGGTCTTTGGTATACGAATCAGGGATCAAAAATAAAACAGACAGGATATACTTGCTTCAGCTCTCCAACATTCTTCTGCATGAGTTCAGCCATAAAAATAGATATCATAAAGAAATTACAGCAGACCTTTTTTCAGGAATTCTGACCATTCTGATCCGAAATACCATGAATAATGCTACAAATAAAAAATGGATTTCACAAAACCTAAGCAGAATTGACAGAATATTGTATTACATCAATGTCAACATTCTGGATCCGGATAAGATGAAAATTGAAAATCTGGCAAAGGAGTTTCTCCTTTCTCCCAACTACATCAGTATCTACATCAAAAAACAGACAGGGTTTTCCATACAACAACACATCATGCAGTACAGAGTGAAAACCGCAGAGAAACTGTTATTACAAAGCAGTTATAATATCAATGAAATTGCTGATAAACTGGGCTTTAATGATACAAGCCATTTCAACAAAATATTTAAAGCCTATAAAAACCAATCCCCTTCTGCTTTTAAAAAGGCAAATAAATCTGTATAA
- a CDS encoding RrF2 family transcriptional regulator produces the protein MMSKRCKYALKAMVRLARNYNQGFLPTSIIAQDENIPKKFLEQILLELKRAKLVNSKQGKVGGYYLIKSPDEVSLADIYRIFDGPIALTPCVSLNFYEACDDCVDEASCYLRNELIIVREKTRKSMMEATLTSFINKK, from the coding sequence ATGATGTCCAAACGTTGCAAATATGCGCTAAAAGCAATGGTCAGGTTAGCAAGAAATTACAATCAAGGCTTTCTGCCCACTTCTATTATTGCACAGGATGAAAATATCCCCAAGAAGTTTCTGGAACAAATTCTTCTTGAACTTAAAAGAGCCAAACTGGTAAATAGCAAACAAGGTAAGGTGGGTGGTTATTACCTGATAAAATCCCCGGATGAAGTTTCATTAGCTGATATTTACCGCATTTTTGATGGGCCAATTGCTCTTACACCTTGTGTATCCCTAAATTTTTATGAAGCCTGTGATGATTGTGTAGATGAAGCCTCATGTTACCTTAGGAATGAACTTATTATTGTCCGTGAAAAAACCAGAAAAAGCATGATGGAGGCTACTCTGACCTCATTTATCAATAAAAAATAA
- a CDS encoding phosphoadenylyl-sulfate reductase: protein MENSLKNEFENLKKELTEADFPTSFLPTLVERFPDEVIFSTSFSYEDQVITHLIKNLNVEIFTLDTGRLFEQTYETWASTKAFFKKDIKAYYPDTEELKKFISENGPNSFYQSVEQRKACCTIRKVHPLKSALKGYKVWITGLRSEHSQNRQNMPSLEWDEDNGIIKFHPLLHWSTEQVTDYVKTHHLPYNYLHKKGFVSIGCEPCTRAIREGEDFRAGRWWWEDANKKECGLHIHQ from the coding sequence ATGGAAAATAGTCTGAAAAATGAATTTGAAAATCTTAAGAAAGAGCTCACAGAAGCTGACTTTCCAACGAGTTTTTTACCAACATTGGTAGAAAGGTTTCCGGATGAAGTGATCTTTTCGACCAGCTTCAGCTATGAAGACCAGGTGATTACTCATCTGATAAAAAACCTGAATGTAGAAATTTTCACATTAGATACAGGAAGACTTTTTGAGCAGACTTATGAAACCTGGGCATCTACAAAAGCTTTCTTTAAAAAAGATATTAAGGCCTATTATCCGGATACGGAAGAGTTGAAGAAATTTATATCTGAAAACGGACCCAATTCATTTTATCAGTCCGTGGAGCAGAGGAAAGCATGCTGTACCATCCGAAAGGTTCATCCCCTGAAATCAGCACTGAAGGGATACAAGGTCTGGATAACAGGATTAAGATCGGAACACTCTCAAAACAGACAAAATATGCCCTCCCTGGAATGGGATGAAGATAACGGGATCATTAAGTTTCATCCGCTTCTTCACTGGAGTACAGAGCAGGTGACCGACTACGTCAAAACCCATCATTTACCTTACAATTATCTGCATAAAAAAGGATTTGTAAGCATCGGATGTGAGCCCTGTACAAGAGCAATCAGAGAGGGGGAAGACTTTAGAGCGGGCCGTTGGTGGTGGGAAGATGCCAATAAAAAAGAATGCGGTCTACATATTCATCAATAA
- the cysD gene encoding sulfate adenylyltransferase subunit CysD, translated as MSTYHFNYLDQLEAESIYILREVAGQFERPALLFSGGKDSIVLAHLASKAFRHGKIPFKFVHVDTGHNFPEVLDFRDQLVNQLEVDLVVRKVEDTIQKKSLTEPKGKFPSRNWLQTYTLLDTIEEFEFDACIGGARRDEEKARAKERIFSVRDEFGQWDPKLQRPELWSIFNGKIQKGENVRVFPISNWTELDIWNYIRRERIELPSIYFSHEREVVDLNGQWIANSHHASLETEDIITVKKIRYRTVGDMTCTAAVESKAATIDSVIEEIIATRISERGETRIDDRVTEAAMEDRKKGGYF; from the coding sequence ATGTCAACATATCATTTCAATTATCTGGATCAGCTGGAAGCTGAATCTATTTATATTTTAAGGGAAGTAGCAGGACAGTTTGAGCGTCCGGCACTTCTGTTCAGTGGAGGAAAAGACAGTATTGTGCTTGCTCATTTGGCTTCAAAGGCATTTCGCCATGGTAAAATCCCTTTCAAATTTGTTCATGTAGATACAGGTCATAATTTTCCTGAAGTTCTGGACTTTCGGGATCAGCTTGTCAATCAACTGGAGGTTGATCTTGTAGTGCGAAAAGTTGAAGATACCATACAAAAGAAAAGCCTAACAGAACCTAAGGGGAAATTTCCCAGCAGAAACTGGCTGCAGACCTACACATTACTTGATACCATAGAAGAATTTGAGTTCGATGCCTGTATTGGTGGCGCGCGTAGGGATGAAGAAAAAGCCCGTGCTAAGGAAAGGATCTTCTCTGTCAGAGATGAATTCGGACAATGGGATCCAAAATTACAACGCCCGGAATTATGGAGTATTTTCAACGGAAAAATCCAGAAAGGAGAGAACGTAAGGGTTTTCCCGATCAGCAACTGGACCGAACTTGATATCTGGAATTACATCCGAAGAGAAAGAATAGAGCTGCCTTCCATCTACTTTTCTCATGAAAGAGAAGTGGTAGACCTTAACGGACAATGGATTGCGAATTCTCATCATGCATCACTGGAAACAGAAGATATAATCACAGTTAAAAAAATAAGATACCGTACAGTAGGAGATATGACATGCACCGCAGCGGTAGAGTCCAAAGCAGCAACGATAGATTCGGTGATAGAAGAAATTATAGCAACCAGAATTTCAGAACGTGGAGAAACCCGAATTGATGACCGCGTTACAGAAGCTGCGATGGAGGATCGTAAAAAAGGAGGCTATTTCTAA
- a CDS encoding sulfate adenylyltransferase subunit 1, whose amino-acid sequence MDILRFITAGSVDDGKSTLIGRLLYDSKSILQDQLEVLEKHSKNRNEDGVDLALLTDGLRAEREQGITIDVAYRYFSTSKRKFIIADAPGHVQYTRNMITGASNSDLMVILIDARKGVIEQTRRHSIIASLLKLKKVAVAINKMDMVEYSQEVFETIKADYSKIADSLGLKDVSYFPISAFKGDNIVSLSSNTDWYQGSSLLEYLEHVTLNEELNSGSRFQVQYVIRPQTEELHDYRGYAGQVLSGKFQKGDKVHVLPAGITSEIAKIEVNGIEKEEAFEGQPVVIHVTEDLDISRGDIFATEEQLPVIEKDLEVLLCWLDQKSLQPGNKYLLQQNSRLVRAVVKEIDYKIDVNTLTHEKADGDIKLNEVVKVTIRTAQPLVYDSFINNKRTGSAILVDETSNSTVAACIIQ is encoded by the coding sequence ATGGATATATTAAGATTTATAACAGCAGGAAGCGTAGATGATGGTAAAAGTACCCTTATCGGGCGACTGCTATACGATAGCAAAAGTATTTTACAGGATCAGTTGGAAGTTCTTGAGAAACATTCTAAAAACAGAAATGAAGACGGGGTAGATCTTGCTCTTCTAACAGACGGATTACGTGCTGAAAGAGAACAAGGGATTACCATTGATGTTGCCTACAGGTATTTTTCAACTTCAAAAAGAAAATTTATCATTGCTGATGCCCCTGGACATGTACAATATACGCGTAACATGATTACAGGTGCCTCCAACTCTGATCTGATGGTGATTCTGATCGATGCAAGGAAGGGCGTTATAGAACAGACAAGAAGACATTCCATTATAGCATCATTACTGAAACTGAAGAAAGTAGCGGTAGCCATCAACAAAATGGATATGGTAGAGTATTCACAGGAAGTATTTGAAACCATAAAGGCAGACTATTCTAAAATTGCAGACAGCCTTGGGCTAAAGGATGTTAGTTATTTTCCTATTTCAGCCTTTAAGGGAGATAACATTGTTTCCTTATCTTCCAACACAGACTGGTATCAGGGAAGTTCCCTTTTAGAATATCTGGAACATGTAACCCTGAATGAAGAATTGAATAGCGGAAGCCGTTTTCAGGTTCAGTATGTTATCCGCCCTCAGACTGAAGAATTGCATGACTATAGGGGATATGCAGGGCAGGTATTGAGTGGGAAATTTCAAAAAGGAGATAAGGTTCATGTTCTTCCTGCAGGAATTACAAGTGAAATTGCCAAAATTGAGGTCAACGGAATTGAAAAAGAAGAAGCATTTGAGGGACAACCTGTTGTCATTCATGTTACAGAAGACCTGGATATCAGCAGAGGAGATATTTTTGCCACAGAAGAACAGCTTCCTGTCATCGAAAAGGATCTTGAAGTTCTGCTATGCTGGCTTGATCAAAAATCTCTGCAACCAGGAAATAAATATCTGTTACAGCAAAACAGCAGACTGGTAAGGGCCGTGGTAAAAGAAATAGACTATAAGATTGATGTCAATACCCTTACCCATGAAAAAGCAGATGGAGACATTAAACTTAATGAAGTGGTTAAAGTAACTATTAGAACTGCACAGCCTTTGGTGTATGACAGTTTCATCAATAACAAAAGAACAGGTTCTGCAATTTTGGTGGACGAGACCTCTAATTCAACTGTTGCAGCCTGCATAATCCAGTAA